In a single window of the Jaculus jaculus isolate mJacJac1 chromosome 9, mJacJac1.mat.Y.cur, whole genome shotgun sequence genome:
- the Gcgr gene encoding glucagon receptor isoform X4, producing MVTSVTTTSACCPHLLSWSVIEPLTSIPAGLTLLPTPPPTSPAPVQHRLVFKRCGPDGQWVRGPRGQPWRNASQCQMDDEEIEVQKEVAKMYSSFQVMYTVGYSLSLGALLLALAVLLSLSKLHCTRNYIHGNLFASFVLKAGSVLVIDQLLKTRYSQKIGDDLSVSIWLSDGAVAGCRVAAVIMQYGIVANYCWLLVEGVYLHSLLSLATFPERSFFALYLGIGWGAPLLFVVPWVVVKCLFENVHRLCRCWTSNDNMGFWWILRIPVFLAILINFFIFVRVIHLLVAKLRAHQMHYADYKFRLARSTLTLIPLLGVHEVVFAFVTDEQAQGTLRSAKLFFDLFLSSFQGLLVAVLYCFLNKEVQAELLRRWRRWREGKALREVRLSGSHGSHLAPSGLSQSAPCESLQLVGKGSSNGTGHEPSTQTPLASGLPSLA from the exons AGCTGGTCTGTAATAGAACCTTTGACAAGTATTCCTGCTGGCCTGACACTCCTCCCAACACCACCGCCAACATCTCCTGCCCCTG TGCAGCACCGCCTGGTGTTCAAGAGGTGTGGGCCAGACGGGCAGTGGGTGCGTGGGCCCCGGGGGCAGCCATGGCGCAACGCCTCTCAGTGTCAGATGGATGACGAGGAGATCGAGGTCCAG AAGGAGGTGGCCAAGATGTATAGCAGCTTCCAGGTGATGTACACAGTAGGCTACAGTCTGTCCCTGGGAGCCCTGCTCCTCGCTCTGGCCGTGCTGCTGAGTCTCAG CAAGCTGCACTGCACCCGCAACTACATCCATGGGAACCTGTTCGCATCCTTCGTGCTCAAGGCTGGCTCTGTGCTGGTCATTGACCAGCTGCTCAAGACCCGTTACAGCCAGAAGATTGGGGATGACCTCAGTGTCAGCATCTGGCTCAGCGATGGG GCGGTGGCTGGCTGCCGGGTGGCTGCCGTGATCATGCAGTACGGCATCGTGGCTAACtactgctggctgctggtggaggGCGTGTACCTGCACAGCCTGCTGAGCCTGGCTACCTTCCCTGAGAGGAGCTTCTTTGCCCTCTACCTGGGCATCGGCTGGG GTGCACCTCTGCTGTTTGTCGTCCCCTGGGTGGTGGTCAAGTGTCTGTTTGAGAATGTTCA CCGTCTCTGCAGGTGCTGGACCAGCAATGACAACATGGGCTTCTGGTGGATCCTGCGCATCCCTGTCTTCCTGGCCATCCTG AtcaactttttcatttttgtccGTGTCATTCATCTTCTCGTGGCCAAGCTGCGGGCACACCAGATGCACTATGCAGACTACAAGTTCCG GCTGGCCAGGTCCACACTGACCCTCATTCCCCTGCTGGGGGTCCATGAGGTGGTCTTTGCCTTCGTGACCGATGAGCAGGCCCAGGGCACCCTGCGCTCTGCCAAGCTCTTCTTTGACCTCTTCCTCAGCTCCTTCCAG GGCCTGCTGGTGGCTGTTCTCTACTgtttcctcaacaaggag GTGCAGGCGGAGTTGCTGAGGCGCTGGAGGCGCTGGCGTGAAGGCAAAGCCCTGCGGGAGGTGCGGCTCTCAGGCAGCCATGGCAGCCACTTGGCCCCATCAGGGCTCAGCCAGAGTGCTCCCTGTGAGAGCCTTCAGCTCGTGGGCAAGGGCAGCAGCAACGGGACTGGCCACGAGCCCTCCACACAGACTCCCTTGGCCAGTGGCCtccccagcctggcctag
- the Gcgr gene encoding glucagon receptor isoform X3, with the protein MVTSVTTTSACCPHLLSWSVIEPLTSIPAGLTLLPTPPPTSPAPGTYLGTTKHRLVFKRCGPDGQWVRGPRGQPWRNASQCQMDDEEIEVQKEVAKMYSSFQVMYTVGYSLSLGALLLALAVLLSLSKLHCTRNYIHGNLFASFVLKAGSVLVIDQLLKTRYSQKIGDDLSVSIWLSDGAVAGCRVAAVIMQYGIVANYCWLLVEGVYLHSLLSLATFPERSFFALYLGIGWGAPLLFVVPWVVVKCLFENVHRLCRCWTSNDNMGFWWILRIPVFLAILINFFIFVRVIHLLVAKLRAHQMHYADYKFRLARSTLTLIPLLGVHEVVFAFVTDEQAQGTLRSAKLFFDLFLSSFQGLLVAVLYCFLNKEVQAELLRRWRRWREGKALREVRLSGSHGSHLAPSGLSQSAPCESLQLVGKGSSNGTGHEPSTQTPLASGLPSLA; encoded by the exons AGCTGGTCTGTAATAGAACCTTTGACAAGTATTCCTGCTGGCCTGACACTCCTCCCAACACCACCGCCAACATCTCCTGCCCCTGGTACTTACCTTGGTACCACAAAG CACCGCCTGGTGTTCAAGAGGTGTGGGCCAGACGGGCAGTGGGTGCGTGGGCCCCGGGGGCAGCCATGGCGCAACGCCTCTCAGTGTCAGATGGATGACGAGGAGATCGAGGTCCAG AAGGAGGTGGCCAAGATGTATAGCAGCTTCCAGGTGATGTACACAGTAGGCTACAGTCTGTCCCTGGGAGCCCTGCTCCTCGCTCTGGCCGTGCTGCTGAGTCTCAG CAAGCTGCACTGCACCCGCAACTACATCCATGGGAACCTGTTCGCATCCTTCGTGCTCAAGGCTGGCTCTGTGCTGGTCATTGACCAGCTGCTCAAGACCCGTTACAGCCAGAAGATTGGGGATGACCTCAGTGTCAGCATCTGGCTCAGCGATGGG GCGGTGGCTGGCTGCCGGGTGGCTGCCGTGATCATGCAGTACGGCATCGTGGCTAACtactgctggctgctggtggaggGCGTGTACCTGCACAGCCTGCTGAGCCTGGCTACCTTCCCTGAGAGGAGCTTCTTTGCCCTCTACCTGGGCATCGGCTGGG GTGCACCTCTGCTGTTTGTCGTCCCCTGGGTGGTGGTCAAGTGTCTGTTTGAGAATGTTCA CCGTCTCTGCAGGTGCTGGACCAGCAATGACAACATGGGCTTCTGGTGGATCCTGCGCATCCCTGTCTTCCTGGCCATCCTG AtcaactttttcatttttgtccGTGTCATTCATCTTCTCGTGGCCAAGCTGCGGGCACACCAGATGCACTATGCAGACTACAAGTTCCG GCTGGCCAGGTCCACACTGACCCTCATTCCCCTGCTGGGGGTCCATGAGGTGGTCTTTGCCTTCGTGACCGATGAGCAGGCCCAGGGCACCCTGCGCTCTGCCAAGCTCTTCTTTGACCTCTTCCTCAGCTCCTTCCAG GGCCTGCTGGTGGCTGTTCTCTACTgtttcctcaacaaggag GTGCAGGCGGAGTTGCTGAGGCGCTGGAGGCGCTGGCGTGAAGGCAAAGCCCTGCGGGAGGTGCGGCTCTCAGGCAGCCATGGCAGCCACTTGGCCCCATCAGGGCTCAGCCAGAGTGCTCCCTGTGAGAGCCTTCAGCTCGTGGGCAAGGGCAGCAGCAACGGGACTGGCCACGAGCCCTCCACACAGACTCCCTTGGCCAGTGGCCtccccagcctggcctag
- the Mcrip1 gene encoding mapk-regulated corepressor-interacting protein 1 isoform X1: MTRWVLGSSPVSRVVYNGKRNSSPRSPTNSSEIFTPAHEENVRFIYEAWQGVERDLRSQLSGGERGLVEEYVEKVPNPSLKTFKPIDLSDLKRRNTQDTKKS, from the exons ATGACCAGGTGGGTTCTAGGCAG TTCCCCTGTCTCCAGAGTTGTCTACAATGGCAAGAGGAACAGTAGCCCCCGCTCTCCCACCAACAGCAGTGAGATCTTCACACCAGCCCACGAGGAGAATGTACGCTTCATTTATGAAG CCTGGCAGGGTGTGGAGCGAGACCTGCGCAGTCAGCTGTCTGGTGGCGAGCGGGGCCTAGTAGAGGAGTATGTGGAGAAGGTCCCCAACCCCAGCCTGAAGA CCTTCAAGCCCATTGACCTGAGTGATCTGAAGCGTCGGAACACGCAGGACACCAAGAAGTCCTAG
- the Mcrip1 gene encoding mapk-regulated corepressor-interacting protein 1 isoform X2 gives MTSSPVSRVVYNGKRNSSPRSPTNSSEIFTPAHEENVRFIYEAWQGVERDLRSQLSGGERGLVEEYVEKVPNPSLKTFKPIDLSDLKRRNTQDTKKS, from the exons ATGACCAG TTCCCCTGTCTCCAGAGTTGTCTACAATGGCAAGAGGAACAGTAGCCCCCGCTCTCCCACCAACAGCAGTGAGATCTTCACACCAGCCCACGAGGAGAATGTACGCTTCATTTATGAAG CCTGGCAGGGTGTGGAGCGAGACCTGCGCAGTCAGCTGTCTGGTGGCGAGCGGGGCCTAGTAGAGGAGTATGTGGAGAAGGTCCCCAACCCCAGCCTGAAGA CCTTCAAGCCCATTGACCTGAGTGATCTGAAGCGTCGGAACACGCAGGACACCAAGAAGTCCTAG
- the Ppp1r27 gene encoding protein phosphatase 1 regulatory subunit 27 has protein sequence MPSRTTRYARYSPRQRRRRLLADRSVHFPNDVLFLDHIRQGDLEQVGRFIRARKVSLDTIHPSGLAALHEAVLSGNLECVKLLVKYGADIHQRDETGWTPLHIACSDGYPDIARYLISLGADRDAANDDGDLPSDLIDPDFKDLVELFKGTSMD, from the exons ATGCCCAGCAGAACCACCCGCTATGCTCGCTACAGTCCCCGGCAGCGGCGAAGGCGGCTGTTGGCTGATCGTAGTGTGCATTTTCCCAATGATGTCCTGTTCTTGGACCACATCCGCCAAGGTGACTTGGAGCAGGTGGGGCGCTTTATCAGGGCTCGGAAAGTGTCCCTGGACACCATTCATCCTTCAG gtCTGGCTGCTCTGCATGAAGCTGTGCTTTCTGGAAACCTGGAGTGTGTGAAGTTGCTGGTTAAATACGGGGCTGACATTCACCAACGTGATGAGACAGGATGGACACCTTTGCACATCGCCTGCAGTGATGGGTATCCCGACATAGCCAG ATACCTCATCTCCCTGGGGGCCGACCGCGATGCAGCTAACGATGACGGTGACCTGCCCTCCGACCTCATTGACCCAGACTTCAAGGACCTGGTGGAGCTCTTCAAAGGAACCAGCATGGACTGA